In Brachypodium distachyon strain Bd21 chromosome 2, Brachypodium_distachyon_v3.0, whole genome shotgun sequence, one genomic interval encodes:
- the LOC100837864 gene encoding lachrymatory-factor synthase, whose product MASLAAATMEQEWSGSVASAVPGVTADEAWELLSDFLAFHRWHPRVAKCRRVGVSGAGPRAPGCVRYCEGEPPRGDGAADWAHETLLEHDAARRRLRYEMNDNNMGFRRFFATFGVVEPVDAPGAAGCELRWEFECEPVDGTAKEALAARLQAGLDGMARRVQEAVPSPLTAADAPGAVAPLEAAGDLKLGTSIAV is encoded by the coding sequence ATGGCTtctttggcggcggcgacgatggagCAGGAGTGGTCTGGGAGCGTGGCGTCGGCGGTGCCGGGGGTCACCGCGGACGAGGCGTGGGAGCTGCTGTCCGATTTCCTGGCGTTCCACCGGTGGCACCCGCGTGTGGCCAAGTGCCGGCGCGTCGGCGTGTCCGGGGCcggcccgcgcgcgcccgggTGCGTGCGCTACTGCGAGGGCGAGCCGccccgcggcgacggcgctgcCGACTGGGCGCACGAGACGCTCCTGGAGCAcgacgccgcgcgccgccgcctccgctacGAGATGAACGACAACAACATGGGCTTCCGCAGGTTCTTCGCCACGTTCGGCGTCGTCGAGCCCGTGGACgcgccgggagcggcggggTGCGAGCTGCGGTGGGAGTTCGAGTGCGAGCCCGTGGACGGGACGGCGAAGGAGGCGCTCGCGGCGCGGCTGCAGGCCGGGCTCGACGGCATGGCGCGCCGGGTCCAGGAGGCCGTGCCGTCGCCTCTCACAGCAGCGGACGCGCCCGGCGCCGTGGCGCCGCTCGAAGCGGCTGGCGATCTCAAGCTGGGAACGTCCATTGCTGTCTGA
- the LOC104583209 gene encoding uncharacterized protein LOC104583209: MDEETPVNEAPRGRMGEMLDDVHLQNQLKDPNNATDEKKFQKLVEDANTPVYDNAGINNNVLEVTLELLRIKAKSGLSDKGFTEMLSYLATVFPEGNKLPKSTYEAKKITCSLGLDVVKYHACPLDSIVYTGPHKNKDKCPICGTSRYKKKDGNHDEVDEEEVSKGRPAKIVWYLPMGSLFERWFQNLKDVVRLVYHDPSEKMYDPDGEYRTDNTEAGILKHPADAAQWRTLDVEFPDFASDPRNLRLGLSTDGINPFGNMSSTNSTWPRLDAESFHGKEEHEGKPREKSGFEIYDIVKDLEVRPGKAENVKDKDGPDTSVWKTRKHWLDVPIEKVKEKWPSITPKDWASFKKESQDSDFIASQEKYIEMRKKKKHNHHLGSHGKEGKKKVWDKEDAQLAKLA; the protein is encoded by the exons ATGGATGAAGAAACACCGGTCAATGAAGCTCCGCGTGGCCGGATGGgggaaatgctagatgacgtGCACTTACAGAATCAATTGAAGGACCCTAACAATGCCACAGATGAGAAGAAGTTCCAGAAGCTAGtcgaggacgcaaacacaccagTGTATGACAATGCCGGCATCAACAATAATGTCCTAGAAGTGACACTTGAACTTCTTAGGATAAAGGCAAAATCTGGGCTTTctgacaagggcttcacggagatgttgagttaccttgctacAGTCTTTCCAGAGGGCAACAAATTGCctaagagcacatacgaggcgaagaagattacctGCTCGCTTGGATTAGACGTTGTGAAATATCATGCATGTCCACTGGACAGCATTGTATACACGGGACCGCACAAAAACAAGGACAAATGCCCAATATGTGGTACTTCACGGTACAAGAAGAAAGATGGCAATCACGACGAAGTcgatgaggaagaagtgaGTAAAGGTCGGCCGGCGAAGATCGTCTGGTATCTTCCGATGGGTAGTCTGTTTGAGCGTTGGTTTCAGAACTTGAAGGATGTGGTGAGACTGGTCTATCACGATCCGAGTGAGAAGATGTACGATCCAGATGGAGAGTACCGTACAGACAATACTGAAGCTGGGATCCTCAAACACCCAgccgatgcggctcaatggaggacctTGGACGTGGAATTTCCAGATTTCGCCAGTGATCCCAGGAACCTAAGGCTAGGGCTGAGCACTGACGGAATCAATCCATTCGGCAACATGAGCAGCACGaacagcacatggccg AGGCTTGATGCGGAGAGCTTCCACGGAAAGGAAGAGCACGAGGGTAAACCTAGGGAAAAGTCTGGCTTTGAAATCTACGATATTGTCAAGGATCTGGAGGTTAGGCCTGGAAAAGCAGAAAATGTCAAAGATAAGGACGGCCCGGACACCTCCGTGTGGAAGACGAG AAAGCATTGGCTCGATGTTCCCATTGAGAAGGTTAAGGAAAAATGGCCTTCCATTACCCCAAAAGATTGGGCATCTTTCAAGAAGGAATCACAGGACTCCGACTTCATTGCGAGCCAAGAGAAATATATTGAGATgcgcaagaagaagaagcacaacCACCATCTCGGAAGTCATGGGAAAGAGGGAAAGAAGAAGGTTTGGGACAAGGAGGACGCCCAGTTGGCCAAGCTTGCATAG